The Syngnathoides biaculeatus isolate LvHL_M chromosome 1, ASM1980259v1, whole genome shotgun sequence region TTGTCTGGCGTCTACTAATGTGTTAAGGCGACGTAGTGAGGTTATGTACTTTAGCCACAACATGCTAACAAAATTTTACCGCTAAACTGGGACGAATTGGCGTGACAAAAACAAGCATATTAAAGCGTATGGGTGATCAAGTGTTTAGTTTAGGCAGCTTTGTTTCACAcgcacaacaaaaaaagtataaaatttgAAGTACGGGCACTGCTTTACCTTTCCGTATTggtagttcatttttttccttccttgtaTTTTTTCGACGTCACCAAAAAGGTGTGTCCCGCTCGCTGTCGGGAGTGATGATTGGTTCAATTGCCCATCTGTCTCCAGCTGTCCAAACCGCACCATTGTTCTCGATTTTGATTGGACAATCAAAGAGCATCATCTTCTCGATTATGATTGGACAATAACGAGATGCGATGTGATGACGACATAATTATTCTCTCGTGATGTACACAACGATGCTCATGAAATAATCATCCAgggaaatacaatacaatgaaataaatataattgaccTGGTAGTTATGACGACCAAACGTTTTTTTAATGCTGCCTTGTGATTTATTGAGTATGAGAATacagaaaaaaagccaaataaatgaTACAGAATCCAGTATGTGACGTCTGACAGTAGTTTATTGCTCACCCAACAGAATAATATAACATACAATTCACTATAATTAATTGGATTATATCCTTAATTGAATGTTAACAAGTTCCATGTTATATTCATTTAGGTTGTATGACCCGCCCTCTCACCCACCGATTGGAAAGAGGAGtgggggaaattaaaaaaaaaaaaatcagaaatcatATAATAAACCCGCATAACGTACATATTACACATCTGCTGGAAAAGTCTCTAAAAAAGCGCTTGTTGCGTCGGTGTTTCTCATTGGACGGTAGGAGGCAGTAAAACCTTATCcacgtttgtcatttttattttattttaaaatacgtATTTACTAATATGGCAAACAGTATCTCGGTAGACTAACACGGCAATGCTATGTTAATTGGAGACGTGTTATACATCTACAATGTTATTATCATTATTCTTatcgtgattattattattaatttgattTAGGATACAGTACCTAAAAATTGATTTTATAGAGATTATCAACTGATGTGAATGCAAAAATGTTGAACTGAAAATTCCCACTTTTATCACCTTAAGTGCACACTTTTAAATCGTGAAATAAGATGTGAAAACACATCATAACCTTTACCACTTGGACAATGGGTATATTCATAATCATTTTACAAAATCATGATATGTTTGCCTTTAATGTGATCCACCTTGTTGCTTTCACATTTCCGCTTTTCCTCACTCATCATTTTGAGGTCGCAAATGGAAGCGGTGGGATCAACTCTAATGACGCTTCTGGATCTGAGGTTGGACTCGGGCGCTGACTTTTCTGGACCGAGGGCAGACCTCGCTCTGCAGCATTTCTGTAAACGCTTGCAGATGAAGTAGACCATCTCGCAAAGGCACATGAAGATGCAGACAGCCGAAGAGACAACCATAAACAGggtgaagatttttttctcaGTAGGCCTCGAAATATAACAGTCCACTGTGTTGGGGCACGGCTCCAGAGAACACTTGGTCAATCGTGGCATGTCGAAGCCCTGGTATATATGGTGGAGAATGTAAAGGAAGGCGGCATCAAATCCGGCCTTGAAAATCAGGCTGACCTACAGGAATCATACACAAGATGCGACGTTTAATGCCGTGGACTCGTTGCGTCTGTCCAAACGCGATCACAGACGCTCAACTACAACAGCGAAAGCCCCAAATACGACCAAGAACattgatccttttttttcctagtcAAATCCAATCTGATTACAGTACACTTAAAATAAGACGAATCACCTAAAAGTAATTAAGTAATTTattatacaattttattttatttcaaggtcatttttcaatgaaaacGGTCCAAAATGGCactggagtattttttttttctctcctctcaATACGCTGATATTTATTTGTCAACTTATTTCAATTACAAATGAGCTTGAaacaagcaacaacaacaacaaaaaatgtctgaCAAAAGCTACTTAATACATGATGAGTTTTTTAGTTATTGTTCCCAACTGTCTATTGTCTTCTgttcatttcaaatatttcactttGCTCCCCTGCTTCCCCTACACTTTGTcaattatagattttttttttttggccaatcaAATTTTAGCCTGTCCGTGTTACCATGTCAATTTATTATACCCAGGGCCTTCAGGATCTTAGAGTAATTTACCAATGGGACAGTTTGTTGCCATTTAATTGCACGGTaatgataat contains the following coding sequences:
- the gjb9b gene encoding gap junction protein beta 9b encodes the protein MNWSALEALLGGVSKYSTAFGRVWLSMVFVFRVLVFVVAAQRVWGDDSKDFDCNTQQPGCTNVCYDAVFPISHIRLWALQLIFVTCPSLMVTCHVKYRENRNRNYARLHEGTALYANPGKKRGGLWWTYLVSLIFKAGFDAAFLYILHHIYQGFDMPRLTKCSLEPCPNTVDCYISRPTEKKIFTLFMVVSSAVCIFMCLCEMVYFICKRLQKCCRARSALGPEKSAPESNLRSRSVIRVDPTASICDLKMMSEEKRKCESNKVDHIKGKHIMIL